From a region of the Gossypium raimondii isolate GPD5lz chromosome 10, ASM2569854v1, whole genome shotgun sequence genome:
- the LOC105774893 gene encoding uncharacterized protein LOC105774893, which yields MICHPINSTFEPTSLWKTQGLLKMRRITSSNTAKGVAAIVGVGPQLGLSIARKFAHEGYTVAILARDLGRLSRFADEIAREEKAQVFAIRIDCSDYRSVREAFEGVLSLGFVEVLVYNAYYQPVSSHPTTFSDIKIDSFEKSLAVSSLGAFLCAQQVLPGMVERRRGTILFTGRSASLSGIPGFSELCCGKFALRALSQCLSREFQSVGVHVAHIIIDGVIGPPRGAQQGLAGELWQSGVGGDQTVMTMDPDAIAQTYWHLHVQDRSGWTQEIDLRSSVTRYSYTH from the exons ATGATTTGCCATCCCATTAATTCTACTTTTGAACCAACTTCTCTTTGGAAAACTCAAGGTTTACTAAAGATGCGCAGAATTACAAGCTCCAACACCGCCAAAGGCGTTGCTGCCATTGTGGGCGTCGGCCCTCAACTTGGACTATCTATTGCCCGAAAGTTTGCTCATGAAGGATACACAGTCGCCATCCTCGCCCGGGACTTAG GAAGGTTGTCAAGATTTGCAGATGAGATAGCAAGGGAAGAGAAAGCGCAAGTGTTTGCAATCAGAATAGACTGCTCGGATTATAGAAGCGTTAGGGAAGCGTTTGAAGGGGTTCTTTCCTTAGGATTTGTCGAAGTTTTGGTGTACAATGCATATTACCAGCCGGTTTCTTCGCACCCCACTACCTTCTCCGACATTAAAATTGATTCCTTTGAGAAATCTCTTGCTGTTTCCTCCCTTGGTGCGTTCCTTTGCGCTCAACAG GTGCTTCCTGGGATGGTGGAAAGGAGAAGAGGAACCATTCTTTTTACTGGTCGCTCAGCTTCACTTAGTGGCATCCCTGGTTTCTCTGAACTAT GCTGTGGAAAGTTCGCCCTGAGAGCTTTATCCCAATGCCTGTCAAGAGAGTTCCAGTCTGTTGGTGTCCATGTTGCCCATATTATCATTGATGGAGTCATTGGTCCTCCCAG GGGGGCTCAGCAAGGGTTGGCTGGGGAGCTATGGCAAAGCGGAGTCGGAGGGGACCAAACCGTGATGACAATGGACCCTGATGCGATAGCTCAGACCTACTGGCACCTGCATGTTCAAGACCGGAGCGGTTGGACCCAGGAGATTGACCTCCGTTCCTCCGTAACCAGATACTCTTACACCCATTGA